The sequence TTCGAACGAGTCGAGAGTTTCGGGGGCGAAGTCCGTCAGATTGATATCGGCCGGATTCAGGACCCCATTGAAGCCGCCACCCTTGAAGCCGCGCGCGTAGGTAAAATACGAGAGGAGAGAGTCCAAGGGCGTATCCTCGAGCAAGGCTTCGGGCATCAATACGGAGATGGTTCCCATCGGGGTCCAGGACGGGAACAGGGCGGACTTCGGGGGCTCGCTATCCGCGGGTTGGTCGGGAAAGAAGGGGTCGATATTGGACTGTTGGATGCCCTTGCGATCCTCGCTATAGCGCAGGCCACCAGTGAAGCTGAGCCATTCACGGGCGCGGAAAGTGGCTTGCGAGAAGAGTGCCCAGGTGAAGTTGTCGATCGCCGTGATGTTTTCTTTCCCGAAGCGAATGGCGGTCTCGTAGCCGGAGAGGACGACGCGGTTGTCCGAGCCGTTCTCCCAAAGACTGAAATAGCCGACGATGAAATCAAGACGATCGTCGATCGCTGTGCCGCTGAGTTGGAATTCCTGCTGGATCTGTCGCTGATGTCCCGGCTTGCCATCGAAGGGGCTGCCGCCGCCTGCATCCGATATTTGCACGATCGTCAGATCGGTTCCGTCGAAGTCCTGGCGAAAGCGAAAGTCCTGCTCGCGCCAGGAAGTGATCGATTTTGCCCGGAGATCGATGCCCGCGATTTCGCCGATATCCCAATCAATGGTTCCCCAAGTCCCGTAGGAGATGGTTTCCTGCAGTTGCGAGGTATTTGACCAGTTGCGAAATGGCTCACTCCGATCACAGGCCTCTTGTACGTCGTATCCGGCCTGAGTGAAAAGACCCGCCAGGCCGGTATCCTGAATAAAGACGCATTGGCCTCCGGCGGCATAGCTATGATCCTGCGACCAGGAGCCGCTCACGTCGACCGTCAATGAATCGGTGGGCAACCAGCGAAGCGAGCCGAGAAAGGCGAGCGTGTTTCGATTGGACCAGTCCTGCTTCCGAGGCACGTTGCGGACCCAGCCACCATCCTGCACGGAGGCAAACGAAAATCGTGTGAAGAGTTTGTCCTCAAAGGGCCCGAAATCGATCGGCAGGTTGAGCATCGCCCGAGCGAGCATCGTCTTGCGGCTCCCGGGCCGCACGAGAGCAAAGCCCTCCACGGAATCCTTTGGCTTGGTTGTGGTGATATTGACGGCTCCCCCAACGGTATTTTTGCCAAAGAGGGTTCCCTGAGGTCCGCGCAAGATTTCGATTTGTTCAATATCGATCACATCGAGAAGCGCACCGACCGACCGCGGCAGAAAGACTCCATCAATGAAGACGCCGACGCCGGGGTCGAAGGCCATATCGGTATTGGAAGTCCCCACGCCACGGATGACAAAGTTGGCTTCCGCGCCGCTATCGGCCCCGTGGATCTGGAGGTTGGGGACAAGGTCCTGAATCTCGTCAAGCCGCGTGATCCCTGCCTCGCGGAGCGTGCTCTCGCTGAG is a genomic window of Candidatus Binatia bacterium containing:
- a CDS encoding TonB-dependent receptor, which encodes MAVRGKAGFFLVLFSWVACATGYAFAQAEDVTPAVETISVQNPGAEATESSPESLVENSSGEPEQASEESSASRRKTIEEIVVSARKRSERLEETPVAVTALSESTLREAGITRLDEIQDLVPNLQIHGADSGAEANFVIRGVGTSNTDMAFDPGVGVFIDGVFLPRSVGALLDVIDIEQIEILRGPQGTLFGKNTVGGAVNITTTKPKDSVEGFALVRPGSRKTMLARAMLNLPIDFGPFEDKLFTRFSFASVQDGGWVRNVPRKQDWSNRNTLAFLGSLRWLPTDSLTVDVSGSWSQDHSYAAGGQCVFIQDTGLAGLFTQAGYDVQEACDRSEPFRNWSNTSQLQETISYGTWGTIDWDIGEIAGIDLRAKSITSWREQDFRFRQDFDGTDLTIVQISDAGGGSPFDGKPGHQRQIQQEFQLSGTAIDDRLDFIVGYFSLWENGSDNRVVLSGYETAIRFGKENITAIDNFTWALFSQATFRAREWLSFTGGLRYSEDRKGIQQSNIDPFFPDQPADSEPPKSALFPSWTPMGTISVLMPEALLEDTPLDSLLSYFTYARGFKGGGFNGVLNPADINLTDFAPETLDSFEIGFKSILWDQRLTMNIAGFVGLYDDIQVTQLQDLSEEGEIIPNIVQVTMNAARATTRGIEWEFMALPIDGFRVSGSMGLLDAVYADFPDAPSQLDGQPISRAGETFPFSPHLQTHLSMQYALPIDLPGPAWLDGWITPRFDWSYQSAFHFEGPEVWSSNQPAYHLLHLRLSYDFLDDRAQFAFWGQNVTGTEYLQWSMPATVSSWGTAIRFWGQPATWGAELSYRF